From one Pontibacillus sp. HMF3514 genomic stretch:
- a CDS encoding chromate transporter produces the protein MILWKIFLAFFIPGILGYGGGPASIPLVENEVVKRYEWLSVNEFSEVLAMGNALPGPIATKMAGYIGFQQAGLAGAAVGIFATVAPSLILMIALLSILYKFKDSPKVKRMTMYIRPTIAVLLALIAFRFFFTSYEGGGFWHTSFLIVTSFILLEKVKLHPAFVIVGALGYGALFMS, from the coding sequence ATGATTTTATGGAAGATCTTTTTAGCTTTTTTCATCCCCGGGATACTAGGGTATGGAGGAGGTCCAGCGTCCATCCCTCTTGTGGAAAATGAAGTCGTGAAACGGTATGAATGGTTATCGGTAAATGAGTTCAGTGAGGTATTAGCGATGGGGAATGCATTGCCAGGTCCGATTGCGACGAAAATGGCAGGGTACATTGGCTTCCAACAAGCAGGGTTAGCAGGAGCTGCTGTTGGGATTTTTGCTACAGTCGCCCCTTCTTTAATTTTAATGATTGCGTTACTGAGCATTTTATATAAATTTAAAGACTCTCCTAAAGTCAAACGAATGACCATGTACATAAGACCAACAATTGCAGTGTTACTTGCACTCATAGCCTTTCGTTTTTTCTTCACTTCGTATGAAGGAGGAGGGTTTTGGCATACGAGTTTTCTTATCGTCACTAGTTTTATTCTGCTTGAGAAAGTAAAACTACACCCAGCTTTTGTTATAGTTGGAGCATTAGGGTACGGTGCCTTGTTCATGAGTTAA
- a CDS encoding SDR family oxidoreductase: protein MTYIAITGAGTGLGAALAEEYAKKDNYIYLLGRTEDNLSLVQREIEDAGGKSEVILCDVTEPGSVQKAVDRMEQLDVLINNAGIGVFGPVQELDSADITLMMNTNIKGTIYMTQAALPLIEKNGGRILNIISTAGLRGKVNESAYCASKFAQRGFTESLQKEFENTNVDVTAVYMGGMNTPFWDDSDHVDNPSRLTSPMNVAKYIIEHDDGRAEIHVSK, encoded by the coding sequence ATGACATATATTGCAATTACCGGAGCAGGTACAGGACTTGGTGCTGCGCTTGCAGAAGAATATGCAAAAAAAGACAACTACATTTACTTATTAGGAAGAACGGAAGATAACCTATCCCTTGTTCAACGTGAAATTGAAGACGCAGGTGGAAAATCAGAAGTAATCTTATGTGATGTAACGGAACCTGGTTCTGTGCAAAAAGCTGTGGATAGAATGGAACAGCTTGATGTTCTGATTAACAATGCTGGTATTGGGGTGTTCGGCCCTGTTCAGGAGTTGGATAGCGCCGATATCACACTTATGATGAACACCAATATAAAAGGCACAATTTATATGACACAAGCTGCTCTACCATTAATTGAAAAAAATGGTGGACGCATTTTAAATATTATCTCCACAGCAGGATTACGCGGTAAAGTGAACGAGTCTGCTTATTGCGCAAGTAAATTTGCTCAGCGCGGCTTTACAGAAAGTCTTCAAAAGGAATTTGAAAATACCAATGTAGACGTAACTGCAGTTTATATGGGAGGTATGAACACACCATTTTGGGATGATTCCGACCACGTGGACAATCCTTCCCGGTTAACATCTCCAATGAATGTTGCTAAGTACATTATCGAACATGATGATGGACGTGCTGAAATACACGTTAGTAAGTAG
- a CDS encoding gamma-glutamyltransferase family protein has translation MNQDFNSYPYSSQRMTTFAQNGMVATSQPLAAQAGLDIMKQGGNAIDAAIATAACLTVVEPTSNGIGGDNFALVWTKGKLHGLNSSGPSPASISIDAVKERGHEEIPAFGWMPVTVPGVPAGWAELSKEFGKLPFKDVLQPAIDYAEDGFPISPVLGKFWKAAYNKFKDTLSDEQFTSWFETFAPDGRAPEIGEVWRSPGHAETLLSIAKTNAESFYKGDIADKIDAFSKQYDGFLTKEDLGQYKPEWVDPIHTNYRGFDVWEIPPNGQGLAALMALNTLEGYEFPEKESTESYHKMIEAMKLAFVDGQTYITEESHMSVDVKDLLSKEYANERRKLIGEEAITPEPGTPPKGGTVYLATADDEGNMVSFIQSNYMGFGSGLVVPGTGIALQNRGHNFSMDRSHDNSLEGRKRTYHTIIPGFLTKDDQPVGPFGVMGGFMQPQGHVQVVMNTVDFHLNPQAALDAPRWQWMGDKTVTVEPHFPNHIAQALARKGHNIRVTLDGSGFGRGQIIWRNPDTGVLYGGTESRTDGSIAAW, from the coding sequence ATGAATCAAGATTTTAACTCTTATCCCTACTCATCTCAACGAATGACAACATTTGCGCAAAATGGGATGGTGGCAACTTCTCAACCTTTAGCTGCACAAGCTGGACTAGATATTATGAAGCAAGGTGGAAATGCGATTGACGCAGCGATTGCAACGGCGGCTTGTTTAACTGTCGTTGAGCCAACGTCAAATGGCATTGGTGGAGATAACTTTGCCTTAGTTTGGACGAAAGGGAAATTACATGGCTTAAACTCAAGTGGACCATCTCCAGCCTCTATTTCGATCGATGCAGTAAAAGAAAGAGGGCACGAAGAGATCCCGGCTTTCGGTTGGATGCCCGTGACAGTACCAGGTGTCCCGGCTGGCTGGGCTGAGCTTTCAAAGGAATTCGGCAAACTACCTTTTAAAGATGTACTTCAGCCTGCTATCGACTATGCGGAAGATGGTTTTCCTATCTCCCCGGTCCTAGGGAAGTTTTGGAAAGCAGCTTATAATAAATTTAAAGATACTTTATCGGATGAACAGTTCACCTCTTGGTTTGAGACGTTTGCTCCTGATGGAAGAGCACCTGAAATTGGTGAGGTATGGCGTTCACCAGGCCATGCTGAAACACTTCTCTCCATTGCAAAAACGAATGCTGAGAGCTTTTACAAAGGTGACATTGCAGATAAGATTGATGCTTTCTCAAAACAATATGATGGATTTTTAACCAAAGAAGATTTGGGTCAATATAAACCTGAGTGGGTAGATCCGATTCATACGAATTACAGAGGGTTTGATGTATGGGAAATCCCTCCAAATGGTCAAGGATTAGCAGCTCTTATGGCACTTAACACATTAGAAGGCTATGAATTTCCTGAGAAAGAATCAACGGAAAGCTATCACAAAATGATTGAAGCTATGAAACTCGCTTTCGTAGATGGGCAAACGTACATAACGGAAGAGTCTCATATGTCTGTTGATGTCAAAGACTTGCTATCAAAAGAATATGCAAATGAGCGAAGGAAGCTGATTGGAGAAGAAGCGATCACTCCTGAACCAGGCACGCCTCCAAAAGGCGGAACGGTTTACCTAGCCACTGCTGATGATGAAGGGAATATGGTTTCCTTTATTCAGAGTAACTACATGGGCTTCGGATCAGGACTTGTAGTACCTGGAACAGGCATTGCTTTGCAGAATCGTGGGCACAATTTTTCCATGGATCGTAGCCATGATAATTCTCTTGAAGGTCGAAAACGTACGTATCACACGATTATTCCAGGATTTTTGACAAAGGATGATCAACCTGTAGGACCTTTTGGCGTAATGGGAGGTTTCATGCAACCACAAGGTCATGTACAAGTCGTAATGAATACAGTAGACTTTCATCTTAATCCTCAAGCGGCTTTAGATGCACCGCGTTGGCAATGGATGGGAGATAAAACCGTTACTGTAGAACCGCATTTTCCAAATCATATAGCTCAGGCCCTTGCTAGAAAAGGACACAATATCAGGGTTACATTAGATGGCTCTGGTTTTGGAAGAGGCCAGATTATATGGCGTAATCCAGATACAGGCGTATTGTACGGAGGTACAGAATCTCGTACTGATGGATCAATCGCTGCGTGGTAA
- a CDS encoding DUF6282 family protein, with protein sequence MTTYHPLLKGAYDLHVHSSPSAFPRKQTDWELVEEARQAGMGGLLLKAHEGTTHDRATLIRDKVPDMNIYGGLVCNLYTGGLSYYAVDMALRMGAKVIWMPTISAKQHAKYFAEHEQGRFFNSKKALDDSASTLTVLNDDGSIKYEVKRILEGIASYDAILATGHLAPDEVDVLVDKAQEIGVKRILIQHADLGIAQVPMDLQKKLAAQGCLIEKCYLACGEDFRNCTVQQMADSIQEVGVESCVLVTDYGQPHNITPVQGLQEFVVRLLECGIREEEIKRMIVHNPETLLF encoded by the coding sequence ATGACAACCTATCATCCATTACTAAAGGGAGCTTATGATCTTCACGTTCATAGCTCCCCTAGTGCATTTCCGAGGAAGCAAACAGATTGGGAATTGGTTGAAGAGGCGCGGCAAGCAGGTATGGGTGGCCTTTTACTGAAAGCTCATGAAGGTACAACGCATGATCGTGCTACGTTAATTCGTGACAAGGTGCCCGACATGAATATCTATGGCGGTTTGGTATGTAATCTCTACACTGGTGGACTCTCATATTATGCAGTAGACATGGCACTCCGTATGGGAGCAAAAGTGATTTGGATGCCCACCATCTCAGCCAAACAGCATGCAAAATATTTTGCTGAACATGAACAAGGTCGTTTTTTTAATAGTAAAAAGGCGCTCGATGATTCAGCTTCAACGTTAACTGTTCTGAATGATGACGGAAGTATAAAATATGAAGTAAAACGCATTTTAGAGGGAATCGCTTCTTATGATGCGATTTTAGCTACAGGACATCTTGCACCTGATGAGGTTGATGTTTTAGTAGATAAAGCTCAAGAAATAGGCGTGAAGCGAATTTTAATTCAACATGCAGATTTAGGCATTGCTCAAGTGCCAATGGATCTTCAAAAAAAATTAGCAGCTCAAGGGTGTCTGATTGAAAAGTGTTACCTGGCTTGTGGGGAAGATTTCCGAAACTGTACGGTCCAACAAATGGCTGATAGCATTCAGGAAGTTGGGGTGGAATCTTGTGTTTTAGTCACAGACTATGGCCAGCCTCATAACATTACACCAGTCCAAGGCCTACAAGAATTTGTAGTTCGGTTATTAGAGTGTGGAATTAGGGAAGAAGAGATAAAAAGGATGATCGTTCATAATCCAGAGACGTTATTGTTTTGA
- a CDS encoding (Fe-S)-binding protein: protein MSNLQELQKTINYDKTFDCVQCGYCLPACPTYETMEKETHSPRGRINLVKMVAEGKASVEDLRDPIEKCLGCMACTTVCPTDVQYGQILEGAKEVIEDHEVKSGAQKRMEDFLFGSFFPSKGWMNTLGNMTWFYQKSGLQSFANLTSVTKMAPLHLGYFEQIIPKQPSPRKRAKRTKRYLPKRKASAKVAFFTGCVMDSVFFETNQNTIDLMVRSGLEIVIPEQQTCCGALHAHAGKVQNSVELAKRNIRAFEEEEIDYIVNNAGGCGARLIEYHHLFEEGTLWRERAERFVSRVKDISQILVDVEGLHFTKPVDKTITYQPSCHMSNVQGVKTPPLELLKKVPGLELKELERPDFCCGSAGIYNIINYEESMEILDVKMKDVCSVQPERVVTTNPGCLLQMKLGIEREGQSEQMDAVHLVDLLLEAGPQV from the coding sequence ATGAGTAATCTACAAGAGTTACAAAAGACCATCAACTATGACAAAACCTTTGATTGCGTCCAGTGCGGTTATTGTCTGCCAGCCTGCCCAACTTATGAAACCATGGAGAAGGAAACCCATTCTCCTCGGGGACGCATTAACCTTGTGAAAATGGTAGCAGAGGGAAAAGCATCCGTTGAAGATTTACGTGATCCTATTGAAAAATGTCTAGGCTGTATGGCTTGTACGACAGTTTGTCCTACGGATGTCCAGTATGGTCAAATCCTTGAGGGAGCTAAAGAAGTGATTGAGGATCATGAAGTGAAATCCGGAGCTCAAAAGCGAATGGAGGATTTCTTATTTGGATCATTTTTCCCTTCTAAAGGTTGGATGAACACACTAGGTAATATGACGTGGTTTTATCAAAAATCAGGTCTTCAGTCTTTTGCCAATCTAACCTCAGTAACCAAGATGGCACCTCTTCATTTAGGGTACTTTGAACAGATCATACCGAAACAGCCTTCGCCGAGGAAAAGAGCTAAGAGAACGAAGCGGTACCTACCAAAGCGAAAAGCTTCTGCTAAAGTAGCTTTTTTTACAGGTTGTGTGATGGATAGTGTGTTTTTTGAAACGAACCAAAACACAATCGATTTAATGGTGCGAAGCGGGCTTGAGATTGTGATTCCTGAACAGCAAACCTGCTGCGGTGCGTTACATGCCCATGCGGGAAAAGTGCAAAACTCCGTTGAACTTGCGAAGCGAAACATTCGTGCTTTTGAAGAAGAAGAGATCGATTATATTGTGAATAACGCTGGAGGTTGCGGAGCTCGTTTAATCGAGTATCATCACTTATTTGAAGAAGGAACACTTTGGAGAGAGCGTGCAGAACGGTTTGTATCTCGAGTGAAAGACATTTCGCAAATTTTAGTTGATGTAGAAGGATTGCATTTCACTAAGCCTGTGGATAAAACCATCACATACCAACCTTCTTGCCATATGTCGAACGTTCAAGGTGTTAAAACGCCGCCATTGGAACTGTTAAAAAAAGTGCCGGGATTAGAGTTGAAAGAATTAGAACGCCCAGATTTTTGCTGCGGCTCTGCTGGAATCTATAACATTATCAATTATGAAGAATCAATGGAGATTTTGGATGTGAAAATGAAGGATGTATGTTCTGTACAACCTGAGCGTGTTGTAACGACAAATCCAGGATGCCTATTGCAAATGAAACTAGGCATTGAGCGAGAAGGACAGTCAGAACAAATGGATGCTGTCCATTTAGTAGATTTATTGTTAGAAGCGGGACCACAAGTTTAA
- a CDS encoding TIGR01777 family oxidoreductase, translating into MRIAVTGGTGFVGTHLTRQLAHEGHEIFILTRSPEKHYNTDQIKYVGWLKEGMEPEKEIQSLDAIVNLAGENLNSGRWTEDMKKRIMNSRIEATNAVLDLIEKLEKKPDVLVNASAVGYYGTSQTETFTEETTTPGDDFLAEVVTEWERRAHKAQQFKVRTVYMRFGVILGEEGALPKMAKPYKLMAGGPVGNGEQWMSWIHIQDIVGLILYSIHNSDIIGPVNATAPNPKRNKDLGKTIANVLNKPHWLPAPSPALKLMLGEMSMLLLQGQYVYPQKAIDHGYEFKYPQLEPALRDILL; encoded by the coding sequence ATGCGTATTGCTGTGACTGGAGGAACAGGTTTTGTAGGAACACACTTAACACGCCAGCTCGCCCATGAAGGACATGAAATTTTTATATTAACAAGAAGTCCTGAAAAGCATTACAATACAGACCAAATTAAATATGTTGGTTGGTTAAAGGAAGGTATGGAACCTGAAAAGGAAATTCAGAGTCTCGATGCCATCGTGAACTTAGCAGGAGAAAATTTAAATAGTGGTCGTTGGACTGAAGATATGAAAAAACGCATCATGAATAGCCGCATAGAAGCAACAAACGCTGTATTGGACCTTATTGAGAAGTTAGAGAAAAAACCAGATGTACTTGTAAATGCCTCTGCCGTTGGGTATTACGGAACATCCCAAACCGAAACATTTACAGAAGAAACAACAACACCTGGTGATGATTTTTTAGCGGAAGTTGTAACCGAATGGGAACGCCGTGCTCATAAAGCCCAGCAGTTTAAAGTGCGTACTGTCTATATGCGTTTTGGGGTCATTTTAGGTGAGGAAGGCGCACTGCCGAAAATGGCTAAGCCATACAAGTTGATGGCAGGTGGTCCTGTGGGGAATGGAGAGCAATGGATGTCTTGGATACATATTCAAGATATTGTTGGATTAATCCTTTATTCTATTCACAATTCAGATATCATTGGACCAGTAAACGCTACAGCTCCAAATCCTAAACGGAACAAAGATCTAGGTAAAACCATAGCCAACGTTTTAAATAAACCTCACTGGTTACCAGCTCCTTCACCTGCTCTAAAGCTTATGCTTGGTGAGATGAGTATGCTGTTATTACAAGGTCAATATGTATATCCACAAAAAGCCATTGATCACGGGTATGAATTCAAATATCCACAACTTGAGCCAGCTTTGAGAGATATCCTTCTATAG
- a CDS encoding amidohydrolase has translation MQTVIKNVQIHPITSAIIENGEVLIENGKIVAFGNRVKHESEANMMDGEGKHLFPGFIDVHTHLGLYDEGTGWAGNDANETIDPLAPHIRALDSCHPLDTAFHDARKYGITSAHIMPGSQNIIGGTTSVIKTTGKNISNMLVRETAGLKIALGENPKRIHSQSRNDSITRMGIMGMLRETFTRAQWCEHPEDPRNAPIIQALKREIPIRVHAHRADDILSAVRFAEEFNLDLRIEHCTEGHFIAEELAGRDLQVCVGPTLTRKSKIEVKNKSWQTYQTLTDHGINVSITTDHPYTPIQYLNVCAALAAREGLSLEKAMEGITILPARNLGVDNRIGSIEVGKDADLVLWNGHPFDFLAKPIWTMINGEIV, from the coding sequence ATGCAAACGGTCATAAAAAATGTACAGATTCACCCTATTACTTCAGCAATAATAGAAAATGGGGAAGTTTTGATTGAGAATGGTAAAATTGTTGCCTTCGGTAATCGTGTTAAACATGAAAGCGAAGCTAACATGATGGATGGAGAAGGGAAACATCTTTTCCCAGGATTTATTGATGTTCACACACACCTTGGCTTATATGATGAAGGCACAGGCTGGGCGGGAAACGATGCAAATGAGACGATTGATCCGCTAGCACCACATATTCGAGCTCTAGACAGCTGCCACCCACTTGATACTGCCTTTCATGACGCTCGTAAATATGGCATTACCTCTGCGCATATCATGCCTGGGAGTCAAAATATTATTGGCGGAACAACCTCGGTCATTAAAACGACCGGAAAAAATATCAGCAACATGCTTGTGAGAGAAACAGCTGGATTAAAAATTGCACTTGGTGAAAATCCAAAACGGATCCACTCGCAATCCAGAAACGATTCAATCACACGTATGGGAATTATGGGAATGTTGCGAGAAACATTTACAAGAGCTCAATGGTGTGAGCACCCTGAAGATCCTCGTAACGCTCCTATTATTCAAGCACTTAAACGCGAAATCCCCATCCGAGTTCATGCTCACAGAGCAGATGATATATTAAGTGCCGTTCGCTTCGCTGAAGAATTTAACCTTGATTTGCGTATTGAACATTGTACGGAAGGTCATTTTATAGCAGAGGAGCTTGCTGGACGTGATCTACAAGTCTGCGTAGGTCCGACACTTACTCGAAAATCAAAAATCGAAGTTAAGAACAAATCCTGGCAAACTTATCAAACATTAACGGACCATGGGATTAATGTTTCCATTACAACGGATCACCCTTACACACCTATTCAGTATTTGAATGTATGCGCTGCTCTCGCTGCCAGGGAAGGATTATCCCTTGAGAAAGCAATGGAGGGCATCACCATTCTCCCTGCTCGTAATCTAGGTGTGGACAACCGAATTGGTAGCATTGAAGTTGGCAAGGATGCTGACCTCGTTTTATGGAATGGACATCCTTTTGATTTTTTAGCTAAACCTATTTGGACTATGATCAATGGTGAGATTGTATAA
- a CDS encoding FAD-binding oxidoreductase — MEQWKEALQKHIQEERILTSLADRYSYSFDASFGEHLPEVVVQPSNRDEVVGVLKVSNEYKVPVYPRGQGTCLSGGPLPVHGGIVLDMSQWPESIDLRVDDLTVTVSPSVLTARINEEAMKHGLMYAPDPSSAHVATIGGNLAENSGGPRGLKYGVTKDFVLGLEVVTPEGEVIRTGGQTIKNVTGFDLTKLLVGSEGTLGVITEATLKLVPKPPAVQTLMVTFDDVHTAGKAISKTLTSGILPSKLEFMDQACIQAVENFNPIGLPTHAAAIVIVELDGHPEALKVEKEIVQEIMQSIGATDVVVPGNQEEADQIWHARKQVSPAIAKIKPTKVSEDATVPRSKIPDMMARLEDIKQKYNVEVVCFGHAGDGNLHPNILCDKRDQEEMKRAEQAVEELFQAAIDLGGTLSGEHGIGTMKAPFMENELGATGVNMMRRIKDAWDPNGIMNPGKIFAEKGQKLVLRDE; from the coding sequence ATGGAACAGTGGAAGGAAGCTTTACAAAAGCATATTCAGGAAGAGCGCATTTTAACGAGTTTAGCAGATCGATATAGTTATAGCTTTGATGCTTCCTTTGGCGAGCACCTTCCGGAAGTAGTCGTTCAACCAAGTAATCGAGATGAAGTTGTTGGGGTCTTGAAAGTGTCCAACGAGTATAAAGTTCCAGTATATCCGAGAGGACAGGGGACTTGTTTGAGTGGTGGTCCCTTACCTGTCCATGGTGGGATTGTTCTCGATATGTCTCAGTGGCCTGAAAGCATAGATTTGAGAGTGGATGATTTAACAGTCACCGTATCCCCAAGTGTGTTAACTGCACGTATTAATGAAGAGGCGATGAAGCATGGACTGATGTATGCGCCCGATCCGAGCAGCGCGCATGTGGCGACAATCGGAGGAAACTTAGCTGAAAACTCTGGAGGTCCCCGAGGGTTAAAATATGGTGTTACAAAGGACTTTGTTTTAGGTCTTGAGGTTGTTACTCCTGAAGGGGAGGTCATTCGAACAGGTGGACAAACGATAAAAAATGTCACAGGCTTTGACTTAACTAAATTGTTAGTGGGATCTGAGGGTACTTTGGGTGTTATTACAGAGGCGACTTTAAAGCTCGTACCGAAGCCTCCAGCTGTCCAAACGCTAATGGTGACATTTGATGATGTACATACGGCAGGAAAAGCAATATCCAAAACGCTTACCTCAGGGATTTTGCCTTCCAAGCTAGAGTTTATGGATCAGGCTTGTATTCAAGCTGTTGAAAACTTCAACCCAATTGGTCTGCCAACCCATGCGGCCGCGATTGTCATTGTTGAATTGGACGGGCATCCCGAAGCGCTAAAAGTTGAAAAAGAAATCGTTCAAGAGATCATGCAGTCGATTGGTGCTACGGATGTGGTTGTGCCCGGAAATCAAGAAGAAGCAGATCAAATATGGCATGCTCGAAAACAAGTATCACCTGCTATTGCGAAAATCAAGCCAACAAAAGTTTCAGAGGATGCAACGGTTCCACGTAGTAAAATTCCTGATATGATGGCTCGTCTAGAAGATATTAAGCAAAAGTACAATGTCGAAGTTGTTTGTTTTGGTCATGCTGGAGACGGGAATCTGCATCCAAATATCCTATGTGATAAACGTGATCAAGAAGAGATGAAGCGGGCAGAACAAGCTGTTGAAGAACTATTCCAAGCAGCGATTGACCTTGGAGGGACCCTTTCTGGGGAGCATGGAATTGGAACGATGAAAGCTCCGTTTATGGAAAATGAACTTGGGGCTACTGGAGTAAATATGATGCGCCGTATTAAAGATGCATGGGATCCGAATGGGATTATGAATCCTGGGAAGATTTTTGCGGAGAAGGGACAGAAGTTGGTGTTACGCGATGAGTAA
- a CDS encoding GNAT family N-acetyltransferase — protein sequence MLKKRDLLESPVLFDLMSHPDVFPYVRHKCYSSDEFYFLTRQTLEAEEHGELISRTILDEWHQPIGTINLFDIQDNTGFLATWIGKPYHGKGYNQPAKDAFFVELFFELNIEAVFMKIRKTNIRSQKAAEKLSYCIKANELYEDVYNYINAQEDVFDLYVITKDQYEFHYYRTADEDEHAQEA from the coding sequence ATGTTAAAAAAGCGCGATTTGTTGGAGTCCCCAGTGTTATTTGATTTAATGTCACACCCTGATGTATTCCCTTACGTTCGACACAAATGTTATTCTTCTGATGAGTTCTACTTTCTAACAAGACAAACGTTAGAAGCAGAAGAGCATGGAGAGCTCATTTCTCGCACGATTCTTGATGAATGGCATCAACCCATAGGTACAATAAACTTATTTGACATCCAAGACAACACTGGGTTTTTAGCAACATGGATCGGTAAACCTTACCACGGAAAAGGCTACAATCAACCCGCAAAAGACGCCTTCTTCGTTGAGCTATTTTTTGAACTTAATATCGAGGCGGTATTTATGAAGATTCGTAAAACAAATATCCGTTCTCAAAAAGCCGCAGAGAAATTATCCTACTGCATAAAGGCTAACGAATTATACGAGGATGTGTACAACTATATTAATGCACAAGAAGATGTTTTCGACCTCTACGTCATTACGAAAGATCAGTATGAGTTTCACTACTATCGTACTGCTGATGAAGATGAACATGCACAAGAAGCATAA
- a CDS encoding YfhE family protein, with protein sequence MKSKARAVREEKSKLSKTQEVLYSKQFDRASKIQRNTKKS encoded by the coding sequence ATGAAATCCAAAGCAAGAGCAGTACGCGAAGAGAAAAGCAAGCTTTCTAAAACTCAAGAAGTTCTATACTCAAAACAATTTGATCGTGCAAGTAAAATTCAGCGAAACACAAAAAAATCGTAG
- a CDS encoding chromate transporter has product MKALHIFLAFFRVGMLGYGGGPASIPLVHKEVVEKYKWMSEDDFSDVLALANTLPGPIATKMAGYIGYRVQGFLGMLNAVLATIIPTIILMIILLTSLASLKDQPWVQGMTQAVVPVVGVMLAVLTWQFVKKSKQGLGWTPTIILAIVTGLLMEWLNIHPGIIIALLLISALLKKDKNVEGASS; this is encoded by the coding sequence ATGAAAGCATTACATATATTTTTAGCCTTTTTCCGAGTAGGAATGCTCGGTTATGGAGGAGGGCCAGCGTCCATTCCGCTCGTTCACAAAGAGGTTGTAGAAAAATATAAGTGGATGAGTGAAGATGATTTTTCTGATGTTCTAGCTTTAGCAAATACGCTACCAGGACCAATAGCAACGAAAATGGCAGGATATATTGGATATCGAGTTCAAGGGTTCCTGGGGATGCTCAATGCAGTTTTAGCTACGATTATTCCTACCATCATACTTATGATTATCTTGCTCACGTCTCTTGCTTCTCTAAAAGACCAACCTTGGGTACAGGGCATGACACAAGCAGTAGTACCAGTTGTTGGAGTGATGCTAGCGGTGCTGACATGGCAGTTTGTAAAAAAGTCTAAGCAAGGGTTAGGATGGACGCCCACGATTATTCTAGCTATTGTTACAGGTCTTCTTATGGAATGGCTAAATATTCATCCTGGGATCATCATTGCCTTATTACTTATTTCAGCTCTTTTGAAAAAAGATAAAAACGTTGAGGGGGCATCTTCATGA
- the recX gene encoding recombination regulator RecX, which yields MPKISRITTQKKNKQRYNIFVDDQYAFSVDEDILVQYTLRKGMEIDQETMDELVRKDGFHKAFTLAINYLSYRMRSEKEIRTYLDEKEIDEEKVEYVVNRLKQENYMDDGEFAAALVRTRIHTSSKGPLLVKKELIEKGVSPHVAEDAMQHYTFDVQVEKATKWVEKKLRLDGKKSFREQIQKVQQTLMQKGFPKDVITEAMANVEEENDEDAEWEAVVYQGEKALRKYAQKAEGFELKHKLKGALYRKGFSFELIERFIEEYVDGRE from the coding sequence ATGCCAAAGATTTCGCGAATCACGACTCAGAAAAAGAATAAACAACGATATAATATTTTTGTAGATGATCAGTATGCCTTCAGTGTTGATGAAGATATACTCGTTCAATATACGCTCCGAAAAGGAATGGAAATTGATCAAGAAACGATGGATGAGTTAGTCCGCAAAGATGGTTTCCATAAAGCATTTACCCTTGCTATCAACTATTTAAGCTATCGGATGCGTTCAGAAAAGGAAATTCGTACATATTTAGATGAGAAAGAAATTGATGAAGAAAAAGTGGAATATGTAGTCAATCGACTGAAGCAAGAAAATTACATGGACGATGGAGAATTTGCAGCTGCGTTGGTTCGTACACGTATCCATACATCAAGTAAAGGCCCTTTGCTAGTAAAGAAGGAGTTAATCGAAAAGGGTGTCTCTCCTCATGTAGCGGAGGATGCCATGCAACATTATACGTTTGATGTACAGGTAGAAAAAGCAACAAAATGGGTAGAGAAAAAATTACGGTTAGACGGAAAAAAATCATTTCGTGAACAAATTCAAAAGGTTCAACAGACACTCATGCAAAAAGGTTTTCCTAAAGACGTCATTACTGAGGCGATGGCGAATGTCGAGGAAGAAAATGATGAGGACGCTGAATGGGAAGCAGTAGTGTATCAAGGTGAAAAAGCGTTAAGGAAATATGCTCAAAAGGCTGAGGGTTTTGAATTAAAGCATAAGTTGAAAGGTGCTCTTTATCGGAAAGGATTTTCGTTTGAGTTGATTGAACGTTTTATTGAAGAGTATGTGGATGGTAGAGAATAA